The genomic interval GTCGATCTTCTCGTCCTTGCCGTTGTACAGATCGTCGTAGCGTGCCAGGTAGGTGGCGGTGTCGCCGATGTAGCGGAAGTACGTGCCCAGCGGCCCATCGTTGTTGAAGGAGAGCGACAGCGTGCAGATGGCGCCGTTGGCGGCCTTGAGCTGGATGCTCATGTCCATCGCAATGCCCAGCACGGGGTGGATGGGGCCCTGGATGGCGTTGGCCTGCACGATGGGGCTGCCCGCCTGGTAGGCAAACAGGTCTACCGTGTGGGCAGCGTGGTGCCACAGCAGGTGGTCCGTCCAGCTGCGGGCCTGGCCCAGCGCGTTGGTGTTGGTGCGGCGAAAGAAGTACGTTTGCACATCCATTTGCTGGATGTTGAACTCGCCCGCCTGGATCTTCTGGTGCACGTACTGGTGGCTGGGGTTGAAGCGGCGGGTATGGCCGCACATCGCCACCAGGCCGGTCTGCTTTTGCAGCGCCACCACCTCTTCAGCACCCTTCAGGCTGTCGGCCAGCGGGATCTCGACCTGCACATGCTTGCCCGCCTTCAGGCAGGCAATGGTCTGCGCGGCGTGCATCTGCGTGGGCGTGCACAGGATCACGGCGTCCACCTCGGGCAGGGCCAGGCTGTCGGCCAGGTCGGTGGTGACATGGCCGATGCCGTACTTGTCGGCAACTTCCCGTGTCTTGGCCAGGTCGCGGCTGATGAGGGAGACGACCTCCACGCCGTCGATGTTCTTGATGCCGTCCAGGTGCTTAATGCCGAAAGCGCCTGCGCCTGCGAGGGCGACTTTGATGGTTGCATTGCTCATGTCAGTGGTTCTCCAGAATCAGATGG from Acidovorax sp. FHTAMBA carries:
- a CDS encoding Gfo/Idh/MocA family oxidoreductase, which produces MSNATIKVALAGAGAFGIKHLDGIKNIDGVEVVSLISRDLAKTREVADKYGIGHVTTDLADSLALPEVDAVILCTPTQMHAAQTIACLKAGKHVQVEIPLADSLKGAEEVVALQKQTGLVAMCGHTRRFNPSHQYVHQKIQAGEFNIQQMDVQTYFFRRTNTNALGQARSWTDHLLWHHAAHTVDLFAYQAGSPIVQANAIQGPIHPVLGIAMDMSIQLKAANGAICTLSLSFNNDGPLGTYFRYIGDTATYLARYDDLYNGKDEKIDVSQVDVSMNGIELQDREFFAAIREGREPNASVGRVLACYQVLHQLEQQLNAG